In Gopherus evgoodei ecotype Sinaloan lineage chromosome 7, rGopEvg1_v1.p, whole genome shotgun sequence, the sequence actgaagagcccattattaaatattttttcccagactgtaatcaagttgcCCCTAAACCATCTCAGTAATACCATGGCCCATTGGGGATCCCTGAGAAAGAGGAAGTAGATTTGCCAGTTGCAACCTTAATAAACCAGAAGAATCCAGAAGATTAATTTATGTTGTCTGGAGTGATATTGTTGTACTTCATAGGACATGTGTACTCATTCTGACATATCTGGTGTCTGTGCCATGATGGGATTTATGAGACATTAACATTGTGGAATTTTTACTTATTATGTGACAACACCTTTTTTTATAATTGCAACAGTCTAGCTGTCTGTCTAATGTGGAATTTGATgtaggctgagatttaaagggaaaTGAGTATCCAAATCCCTTAGGCAGCTCTGAATCCCTTAGGCAGTCTCAGCCATATTGTTCTAATAAATGGTCATGATCACTTTACACATATTCTTGCTAGATCTCTGCAGTGGTTGCTACTGCAGGTCAAATGCTCTCTTTACAGTGCCAGGACGTTgcagtagttccactgactttttggagttactctggatttcctCCATGTAACTGAAACCTGAACTTGACCCAGTATTTGAGTGTAAATACACCTGGGGATTTCTTGCAAGGTATGGACCTATTTCTGTGTTtactaaaaaagaaagaaagattcagTTTGGAACAAGAGATTTTCGTAAATCTAtacattttaagaccagaagggaccatcgggATCATCTAGCACAGACCAGTGAATTTTAACCAGTGCCTCCTTTTAAAGTGTACTGATTTGGACACCAAAGTCCAGAATTAAAAAATCCCAGTATGTTAATTTTCTCTGCAGTTACCTGAAAGAATGTAGTTAACCTTCCAGGTACATTAATTAATGGTAATTGCTGTAAAAAAATCATAAACAGTGTAATTACACTGTCATTACAACTACTGTATTAGAAAGTGTAACCAACACAAATGGTCATGAATGATTGTGGACACCATTAACTCAGCTCTAGTTGGCAGGAAGGCTTCTTATCACCATGTTCTGGCCAAGGGAGTTAATTAGACTTGAACTAAAGCTGGTGTATTCTAAGGATACAGAGACGTTTACCTGGAATTCAAGCTGCAAGAGATTATTctgattttcaaatattaaacTTTAGAGTTTTGCATTCCATTTGCTTTCACATAACGAAGGATGTGTGTCTGCTGCCAGACATTTAATCTTGAACCTAGTAGAAACAGGCTATGAATGTACATAAGAACCTGAGAACGGAtacactgagtcagaccaaaggtccatctagcccagtacaaGATAGCAGATCTTTATTCATAATCATATGCAAAAGATCTGcattcatattattattatttctacacTTCTGCTTAAGTGACTTAACACACTACTTTTTGCATATAAGTACAGTACGTGTGTAGGACTACACATGTGTATATATCCTGTGGCTTACTTGTTGTTACTAAGACTATTATCCTGTGTTGTTATAGTCAGGGAACCACACATTTCCTATTGTATGTGGCTAATAATATAAATCATTCAGCTGGACAACTTTTGTAAACATTCAGATTGGCCTGTAGAGTTTTATCGATTTTAGTCCAGCAGAAAACACTGAGGGTTAGTTCCATTCCAGGCAACCACCAAATAATCTCTGCACTGTGACTGGACTGCATGATTGCTGACTATTAGGAACACAGCAAAACAGTTATGATTCATAGACCTAGTGGGTATTGCCTAGCAGAAAAACATAACATACCAACGTGCAAATCTCAACCTTATCCTCTTTATGAATTAGGGTATTCAAACCACCACCTTTAGAAAACAAACTATGATAGAGCGGCGGGGAAAGTAATAAAAGTTACATGGATGTTGGTTTACAAAGAtctaggaccagattttcaaagggggtgAGCaacagcttccactgaagtccatggaagctgcaggtgcttgacacttttgaaaatcaggccaatacTACATGAACTGGAAAGCTCTGGGGAAGGGACATCACTGCAGAACATGTGAGAAGATATTTCATAGCAGTCCTGGGGATAGAAGAGGCctcttagatcagtggttctcaaatttttttttttcatggaccacttgaaaattgctgagggtctcggtggaccacttaatgatctttccaaatattgtttatACCATtaactaactattgtaaagcgctttggataaaagtgctatataaaaaaaccttaataataattaacatttttgttctacaaataaaagcgcataactcatattttaatatctgtagtcttacctttctaatgcaatggatgtgccctcttccccctgccatggcagcccccaagctggggctgggaaggagggggggtctcCCCTGCCATGGCTGCCCCTGAGCTGAGGTTGGGAAGAAGGGTcatttctccccagcagccacagccctggagctggggaaagtcgcctcattctctggccgctgcagccctgcacatcccaaattccccacaccccctcttcttaccccactgccccctcccacctatccCCTATTCCCCCCTGCAAGGCCACCActtcaccttacatgtgcgtcttctccagggtccaggcacctaattagtggagccacgcctgcgcggctccactaattaggttggtggcccttcattctctcatgtgcagccacccaggcacacaccttagagggaactatctgcagaccacctgaAAGGAGCTCACTGACCACTGGTGGTCCAAAGACCactgtttgagaacctctgtcttAGATCATCTCTCTGGTGGGTCTTCAGCATATGTCTTCTTGATGTAGACCAAATCCCAGTGAGTGTAGGGAGCTTACCTTGCTCATAGATGATGACTGTACTTGGGGCAGTTTTGTTCTCCAGATATTTCTCATGTGCAGAGAATGGAAGCCCTTCTGTCTGGGTAAGCTCAGAACTTGAATCAACAAGTTCGCCTTACCAGAAAGCGGCCTCATTCTCGAAGGAGGCAGCCTTAACTCTTATTGGGACTGGCTGCCTCTGGACTGGGCTAATGagcttttcacctctaggtcactagTTGGAATCCAGACCAGCTCAGCAGGGATTCCCATGTAATGAACATCTGGTGGCCCCAGAGGAgatgagtttggtgggtctcagtTCCAGCTCGTCCGTCACAAACTCACCACCCTGGCAGATGGAACAGATAGGCCAAGGCCTGAATTGCCCGTGATTCCCTTGCTATAGATACGCTTGGGGCTGTGATGAAACTGTGAGCCCCAAACTAAAGCAAGTGCAGAAAGGAAGTAGCTTTGCTCTTGTACATTCACCTTAGACCCAGCTGCCTTGTTCAACGCTTTCAGGAATGTGAAGAGGAAATGGTGGCCACAGGGCTACTGGGTCTAAACACATTCCTAAGGGACTCTCCTCCCTGATGGAATTTGGGCTTTCCATCTCAACCAAGGAGCAGTGCAGCAGCATTCTGCTTTACTTGGCAGCTGGCCCCAGATGCGCGACTGACTCATGGCAATCCTTGACTTCTCCACCCCATAAAATGGAGCTAGCAGAGAAATATGGAGCTCCAGGTGAAACGGACAACCACACCCTATGATCACAACTGTACATTCAAGTCCCTCCTAATACAACGTGAGGGCCCATAAGTCCATGGTAAATGTGTAGGGTGAAATTGTGTCTGGCCCTGCATGGATGCACAAGGGGAGGAAAGACAGGATGAGAGACAGAGGGAGTCATATCAGTGGGAGGTTGCCTCGGGAAAGGATGAGGCAGATATGACCACACTGGTCATGGGAGTGGCATGGGTGAGCACACGAGCATCCTAACAACTCTgctttggtctgtgctcacctagCATGCCCTGAATTCAGGTATGTACTATTGGTATAGAACCCATTGCTCCTCCTCCAACCCAAAGTGTGTATCATGGCATTAAAAGCCATCAGACAGCCCCTCATTTTCCATCTCTGCCAGTTACCTACCTGCAGTAAGGACCATGCTAGGTCCCTCTTGAAATTGCAAACTCTGGAACATAGTGCCGCTGGAGATGGCATTACATTGCAGATGCTGATTGGATCCCATTCTGACATTACTCCCACCAGCCTACAGTGATGACATAGTGCCTGTAGGCAAGAGGCTACCCAGCAGTTGCAAGGGTCTATCCATGGCaagacagctctgccactggcttcctCAGTGTCATTGTAAGAAGCAAGAACCATTGACAGCTTGGCTCTGCAGTCCTTTAGAAGCACCTTGTTGTATTTCAAATAGGGATGGGTGACTTAGTTGGGATAAACAGACCAGGCTAAAATTTCACCAGCCCTTCAGGCACAACCAGAAACAAAACATTCAATAAAATTTGGGTCACGGCTATTTCTGTGCTCCCAGGATccagacagagccagaagaagTAGCACAGACACATCATGAGGCTCAAAGAGGTTCAGATGACCATCCTAGGATAGATTTCAAACCTCTTTGTGCTACCAGTTTCACAGGCTCCCAGAGGATTACACTGCTTGGCTGGTGTAGCAGAATAGGGGTGAGTGCTCAAGATGTGGCAATCCCTGGCTGCTAGAATGACCCCAACAGCCATAAGCAGCTAGATGCAACGTAGCAACCCTaaggctgctctaagttgcaCTGAGGACTGAACCGAGCCTGAGCTACTGCAGGTTCTGAAAAGTCAGAAAAGCGACTTACAGCTACCTTTGCCTATTCCTCCTGGCCACAAGGTGACCAGCCCCCTGAAGGGAAAATGGAGTCAGGCCCATTGTGCCATAATTAGCTGCCTCCCAGCCTGAGGAGGCGGGACTAGCAGGGTCAGGTCATAGTCTGATGAACACCTGGGCCTCATAGAAAGGGTTGCGAGCACTCAGTAAAAGGAGAAGAACTAACAGGGAGTAGGCTGGGCTCCTGAAGGAGGCCcaaaggcaggagttgtagaAAAGCCTCTGGGAGAAGCTGCTAGagtcccctgggaggggaagcaGTGAAAATCTGGGAAGATAAAGAGTGTCCAGAGGGCAGTGGGGCAGTGCTCAGCTAAAGAAACAAAGAAGAACAGGTGAGGCCCACAAGTAAGGTGAAGAGAAGGGAACTTCAGCAAGCGATGGACTGCGAGAGGGACGTCAGGGAAAGCAGCCATGGAGTTGGTACTCTgtagcagggcaggggaggacCTAAAGGTAGCCCAGAAAGagctgagaactgagcccagatGGCAGGCTGAACAGGAGTAAAAGAACCGTTTGTTTAGATGATCTTTTGACTGGACTCTTGTTACTAGGGACTGAACTTGAGAGAGAACCTGGGCCACGCAAGCTGCACACTGCTGGAAAACCACAACAGCAGCAAATAGCGTTTGCCTCTTGGATGGAGGGGGCACACTGGTGAGTTCCCCCCTGGCACATCCACCTGTTCCAGCACCCTGACTTTTGGGTGTATTCTTCCCCTGAACTTACTTAGCTTCTCCCCTCACTGATTTTCTATTAAGGCCTTGATGAAGCCAGCAGCCTGTGATCTGTGTCAGTGCCACTGTGTGCAAACCTTTTGAATAGCTGATACTCCCACTTTTCCAGCATTAGCAGTGGGACACTAGACTGCAGAGATGGTGCAGGGACCATCCTTCTGAGGTGTCTCATACAGCGTCAAGCACACTGTTTGCAGTTAGCTATAATGAATCAGTCAGAATACTCTGCACGTGAATGGCACTTTCCATATATAACATTCCCCCTTAACTAATACAAGGATCTCAAGTCAGGTGTTTGTCACTAATTAAGCTAATGAAGTAAGTAGTATTATCCTCTttttacagatggacaaactgaggcacacagagagcaAGGGATTTAGCCaatcttattattttatttgttattttggGGTCCCCAAAGTGTGCCAGGCATCTCTCAGACACATGTAAAGATATTATCCTTTCCTTGAAGGGCTTACTATTTATATTCATTGTGTCACAATAAGCGGGGCCATAAAATGACAAATGGGGCAAGGGACAGGATGGACAATGGTGACAATAATAGCTCATGGTTACTTAGTAAGGCATGTACACACGTCATCCCCATTCTCACAGTAATAAAGCTGGTAATAATTTCCCAAAGCATCACTAGAATACTCAGCAAACATAATAGGGCCCCATGCTCCATTACCCTGAACCTCattagtcatttacacctgtgcagagtCAGTTAAAACACTACTGTAATGACACCCCAAGAGGGTGGTTTTGAGAACTGAATCCAGGACATCTGCAGCAAAAAGCTAATGAAGTAAGTAGTATTATCCTCTttttacagatggacaaactgaggcacacagagagcaAGGGATTTAGCCaatcttattattttatttgttattttggGGTCCCCAAAGTGTGCCAGGCATCTCTCAGACACATGTAAAGATATTATCCTTTCCTTGAAGGGCTTACTATTTATATTCATTGTGTCACAATAAGCGGGGCCATAAAATGACAAATGGGGCAAGGGACAGGATGGACAATGGTGACAATAATAGCTCATGGTTACTTAGTAAGGCATGTACACACGTCATCCCCATTCTCACAGTAATAAAGCTGGTAATAATTTCCCAAAGCATCACTAGAATACTCAGCAAACATAATAGGGCCCCATGCTCCATTACCCTGAACCTCattagtcatttacacctgtgcagagtCAGTTAAAACACTACTGTAATGACACCCCAAGAGGGTGGTTTTGAGAACTGAACCCAGGACATCTGCAGCAAAAAGCATTCCCTGCTACTGGCTGAGCTAAAGGACCAAGGAAGCTAggagcctaaatacatttgagaatCTGAGTCCAAGTCCATTAGCTCAGAGCAGACTCATAGACCTCTATGCTTCATCTATCCACTAGAGTGGGACAAAGCCAGTGTGTGTTAGCATGGCTTGTGCTACTCCCTCTAATCTGTTAGCCTTTGCATACGCTTTGCACtcacaggtgtaaatgattgAACAAAGTGCAGGGcaaaggagaatcagacccaacaGCTAACTCCACCCATTAAGAATACAGCTTGAACTTGATGATACTGTACAATGTAAATAGCTGAGCTGATGTATCACAGTTACAGCCATATAATAAGTTCTCTGTCAAATAGGCTTCACTTAGCATTATGTTCTTGGAGCTTTTCATGCTAATCAGTGACAAACACAAGCCTTATGTACATGCACTCTGCTTGGTAGCAAAACTTCCATGACTAATTGTGGTGTTCCCTTTAACAGACTGGTGAGCACAAGATCACCTATTTACAAACGGTTACAGATCAGATATCTTCTGTGCTGATGTGTGATCAGAGCTTGACATGCAGCTGTTAATTAAATATTAGGATTCTAACAAGTGCAGGAAAGAAGCAGAATTACTCAAGGCTAATTGGGAGAAACTCACCTCTAGGAAGAAGCCCAGTCCACTACTCAAATCCCACTTAAGCCCTTGAATAAAACACAGTTTATGCAAAGTTCCGGTAAGTCAAGGAGATCAGTCAGAATGAATATATTTTGTGCTTCTCAGCACTGATTGATAGGACCATTCTGGTTTCAGTTACTGTACCGAGGTTGATCTAGGGATGTGGCCTAGAGCCCACTTGGTTTATAAGGGTACCAAGTCTTCTAGTGGACTCAACCTCTAGCCCAGAAGTGGCATCTTCTACACGCTAATCAAAAGAAACAAATTCCCCTCATTGTCATGTCAACTTACATCAGAAGAATATTGCAGAAAGCTCATCGGGAAGGAGCAGAAATGTATGTCTTTCACAGATTGCCAGATCAATAGGTAAAGATACAAAATGAAATCATGCACAGATCATCTGACTGCAGCACGCAGAATTCTGAATGGAATCGAAAGGATAGCTGCCGCCAGACAGATAGTTCAGGCATGGTTAAGAATTTGGGGGCTAATCCCGTAAGGTGAGGAGCATCCTCAActtccactgacgtcaatgaGTGAGATTCTCAGCTGACGTAACTTggctccattgaactcaatgggctGCTCCCATTTACATcacctgaggatctagcccactgGATATTAATGGATCTTGCTATTTTGTAGCATGAGATAGTTTAGCTCCTGTCTTCACAAAATCTGACCTGGAGAAGAGTTCTGTGGCTCCAGAACTTGTCtctatcaccaacagaagttggtcccaccaaagctatgacctcacccaccttgtctccctaataccctggactgacatggctacaggtACACTGCAGTCACAAAATCTGTCCCACATGCTGTGGTCTGAGGGAAAACAtgcatgggtcaaattctgcccggACCTACCGCTTTGTCTAGGGAGGTATCTACCTAGCTATTGTATTTCTAGGACTCTGCACTGAATACCTTCCACCATGTGCAAGCCCATTGACTTGGATGAGATTTCACAGGATGTCAAGTCATGACAAAACATGACCCCATATAGGTCTTTTAAATTGACCTAGTATCTTTTATATGAAAGTATTGGTCTCCTTTCTGATTTGCCTTTTACTTTCAGCAGTGCCTAATATTGGCTTTCATCTTGTCAGTACCCGGTTCTTGGTTTCCCAGCAGTATCTGCAGAGCAATGTCTTGATAAAGAGAATAACTTAGACTCCAGAAGTATGATGTACTGTTCTTTTCTAATGAAGAATGAGTATTATGTTTCTTATGGTTTGCAGGTAAGTTGCCCAGACAAAGGGTAAAAAATATCACTGACATGAGAAAGCACAAAGCTCGCTTCCATGACACAATTGACAACCCACTTGATTTACATGTGGCTTGGATTTAATGTGTGTGACTCAATCTCCTTCATGTATTTTCATTGCTCTTCCATAGACTTTTCACAGTTTTGGCATCACTCCTTCCATCAAGGTCCTTTCTCTTCTTGAGGAAAACTGAAGTCTTGGTGCCTATTTTCAAAATGTGCTTCACTTCTCTGGAAGTGTCATGGCTCATTACAGCTGGCATTTCTATATCAGAAGCTTTTCTCCCCAGCCATTTGGTCCTTCCACATGAGAGATCCTGTGAGCAGAGTGAGATGCTAAACAAAGAACGGGTGTGACACTGGCTAAGTTTCACCTCAGTCCCCCATCTGAGATCTGTCAAAGACTCCAATGATGCAAACATCTTAAAGCACCAGCATTTGTGACTGTACCTTTAGTAGCATAGAGGCTTAGGAGAAGGACAGTCAAGTCAATCTGACCAAGTTCCCATGTAAATCTGAGATTGTTGGTTTTGCATCATCTGAAAAGGGAAGTGATCTGCATAGTCTCTGAGAGGAGTAACAGAGGCAACGAATAGAGTAACACCTCCAACTGTTGTCTGTCATCCATAGATGGCGCTAGGTCTCGATGCACCTTGTTAGTGAACCATGGTTCTGGTTTGTGCTAGGTTAGTGTGCCATGTGGTGTAGTTTTCTGGAATATTGCCATCAAGAAGCTGGCCAAAAGAGGGTACACGAGAAGCCCTGGCATGAACAGAGATTTCCTTGAAGCTCAAGCAGTAGAAGCCTGTGGGGGTTTTGAAGTGACAGGTTCATGGTTGTATCCTCATGCTGCATGGGTAGGTTGAACTGCCACCCCCAGTATCTGTATGTGAGTAGTTACAGATGTGTCACAGATCTACTGGATATGAACTACTGTGTACCCCATCAGCTGAGAAGATGAGTGTTACCTAATAGTAAGTGAGAGAGGGTTGGTAATGGAcctagggctggaaggaacctcctggtcactgagtccagttccctgctattGCAGGCAACCATCTTGTAATTCTGTTCGTAAACTTAGTGCTCAGCCTATAGCATGTAAGTATCCTACTAATACTGACAGAGGAGAATTTCCACTAACTCAAGTGTTTGAGTTggaattcctgggttctatcctcagtGATAACGGTGTGCAGTTTAATTGATGACTCTGCTGTCCGTGTGCAACCATAGATGTCTATTAAGTAGTTAGAAACAAAGCAACTTCTTGTGCCTATGTCATGTTTGCGTGAAGTCTGTTTTCAGAGCTGTGCCACCTCATCGATACATACAACATAGTATCTCCTTTGATCTTCCTCACTTATCTATACTGATTATCTTTCCTTGCAGTCAATGACTGTTCTTCCAAAAATTGGACAGCAGCAAGCTATGGTGTATATGTTGGAGTCAGACTATGGAGCCATCTGTTGCTTTTAGCATCCATGTATAATAACCTTCCTGAAGTCTCTTCAGTGAAGACTTCAGAAGCTGTTCCCTGGTAGCTAGATGAATTATGCTGGCAGCTCAGTATCAGCAACTTCACTTCGTTTTTGAAATTATTGTTTAGGAACCCATAGATAACAGGGTTGACACAGGTGGAAGCCATGGCTACTAGATGGCACAATGAGAAGATCAGGTTGTGGTGGCAAGGGGAAATGGCTTTGTAATCCCAGTCCTCAATGCTATTGAAAACGTGCAATGGTAACCAGCAAACAGCAAAGGCGATCACCATGGATACTAATAAAATGTTTATCCTCCTCAGCTGAACCACCCGGCCATTGTATGCACTCTTCTCAAACATGTCCTTTCTCTTCTGCAGGCGTAAATAGATACGCAGGTAGCAAACCAGGATGACGAAAAGCGGGATGCAGTACTGGAACAGCAGCAAGGTGGTGGTGTAGATGAGTCGGTGCTGGTCAGATGGCCATAAGTCCATGCATATGGCCTTGTCGGCAGAAGAATCCGTAATATAGGAGAACTGCCTGTACAAGTCATGTGTCAAGATGGAGGTCATCAGAAAGGGCAGAGACATGAGGCAAGCTAATGTCCAAATGACTACAATCCCTAGATAGGCTTGGGGG encodes:
- the LOC115655498 gene encoding LOW QUALITY PROTEIN: neuropeptide Y receptor type 4-like (The sequence of the model RefSeq protein was modified relative to this genomic sequence to represent the inferred CDS: deleted 1 base in 1 codon) — its product is MSKTEDLNMVLPFPFNKNLSLERGVLTHITGYCRNTTDLTVFLVTSYSLETILGIMGNVCLISVIVRQKERTNVTSILITNLIVSDLFMSIVCLPFTIVYTLMDYWIFGEVMCKMTSFIQCTSVSVSILSLVLIGLERHQLIINPTGWRPSIPQAYLGIVVIWTLACLMSLPFLMTSILTHDLYRQFSYITDSSADKAICMDLWPSDQHRLIYTTTLLLFQYCIPLFVILVCYLRIYLRLQKRKDMFEKSAYNGRVVQLRRINILLVSMVIAFAVCWLPLHVFNSIEDWDYKAISPCHHNLIFSLCHLVAMASTCVNPVIYGFLNNNFKNEVKLLILSCQHNSSSYQGTASEVFTEETSGRLLYMDAKSTDGSIV